One window from the genome of Amycolatopsis sp. NBC_01480 encodes:
- a CDS encoding aldehyde dehydrogenase family protein has protein sequence MGIFEYAPAPESRALANLKDHYRPFIGGEFVDGSGEPLKTINPATEEILAEVGTASVSDVDTAVKAARKAYTSVWSKMPGTERAKYLFRIARLIQERSRELAVLESLDNGKPIKESRDSDVPTAAAHFFYHAGWADKLDYAGYGPDPKALGVAGQVIPWNFPLLMLAWKIAPALATGNTVVLKPAETTPLTALVFAEICQQAELPPGVVNILPGAGDIGASIVEHADVDKIAFTGSTEVGKLIQRTVAGTRKKLTLELGGKAANVVFDDAPLDQAVEGIVNGIFFNQGHVCCAGSRLLVQESVAEEVLEKLRYRVSTLRLGDPLDKNTDIGAINSAEQLAKIRGLVESGDDEGAQRWTSPCPVPERGFFFAPTVFSEVHQSMRIAREEIFGPVLSVLTFRTPQEAVAKANNTPYGLSAGIWTDKGSRILWMANQLRAGVVWANTFNRFDPAAPFGGYQESGFGREGGRAGLEAYLDV, from the coding sequence ATGGGCATCTTCGAATACGCCCCCGCGCCCGAGTCGCGCGCGCTGGCCAACCTCAAGGACCACTACCGGCCGTTCATCGGCGGGGAGTTCGTGGACGGCTCCGGCGAGCCGCTCAAGACGATCAACCCGGCCACCGAGGAGATCCTCGCGGAGGTCGGCACCGCGTCGGTGTCCGATGTGGACACCGCGGTGAAGGCGGCGCGCAAGGCGTACACCTCGGTCTGGTCGAAGATGCCGGGCACCGAGCGGGCGAAGTACCTGTTCCGCATCGCCCGGCTGATCCAGGAGCGCTCGCGCGAGCTGGCCGTGCTGGAGTCGCTGGACAACGGCAAGCCGATCAAGGAGTCGCGCGACTCCGACGTGCCGACGGCCGCCGCGCACTTCTTCTACCACGCGGGCTGGGCCGACAAGCTCGACTACGCGGGTTACGGGCCGGACCCGAAGGCGCTCGGCGTGGCCGGCCAGGTGATCCCGTGGAACTTCCCGCTGCTGATGCTGGCGTGGAAGATCGCGCCGGCGCTGGCCACCGGCAACACCGTGGTGCTGAAGCCGGCCGAAACCACGCCGCTGACCGCGCTGGTGTTCGCCGAGATCTGCCAGCAGGCCGAGCTGCCGCCGGGCGTGGTCAACATCCTGCCGGGCGCCGGTGACATCGGAGCGTCCATTGTGGAGCACGCCGACGTCGACAAGATCGCGTTCACCGGCTCGACCGAGGTCGGCAAGCTGATCCAGCGCACCGTCGCGGGCACGCGCAAGAAGCTGACCCTGGAGCTGGGCGGCAAGGCGGCGAACGTGGTGTTCGACGACGCGCCGCTGGACCAGGCCGTGGAGGGGATCGTCAACGGGATCTTCTTCAACCAGGGTCACGTCTGCTGCGCCGGCTCGCGGCTGCTGGTGCAGGAGTCGGTGGCCGAGGAGGTGCTGGAGAAGCTGCGGTACCGCGTCTCCACGCTGCGCCTGGGCGACCCGCTGGACAAGAACACCGACATCGGCGCGATCAACTCGGCCGAGCAGCTGGCCAAGATCCGCGGCCTGGTGGAGTCCGGCGACGACGAGGGCGCGCAGCGCTGGACCAGCCCCTGCCCGGTGCCGGAGCGTGGTTTCTTCTTCGCCCCCACCGTGTTCTCCGAGGTGCACCAGTCGATGCGGATCGCGCGCGAGGAGATCTTCGGGCCGGTGCTGTCGGTGCTGACGTTCCGCACGCCGCAAGAAGCCGTGGCGAAGGCCAACAACACCCCGTACGGGCTCTCGGCCGGGATCTGGACCGACAAGGGCTCGCGCATCCTGTGGATGGCGAACCAGCTGCGGGCCGGCGTCGTCTGGGCCAACACCTTCAACCGCTTCGATCCCGCCGCGCCGTTCGGCGGTTACCAGGAGTCCGGGTTCGGCCGCGAGGGCGGGCGTGCGGGACTGGAGGCTTACCTCGATGTCTGA
- a CDS encoding aldehyde dehydrogenase family protein: MSESRISVAKTYKLYIGGKFPRSESGRVYPVTDPKGKFLANAAHASRKDTRDAVVAARKAFGGWSGATAYNRGQVLYRVAEMLEGRRGQFTAEVAASEGLSDRKAESLVDTAIDRWVWYAGWTDKIAAVLGSANPVSGPYFSFSVPEPTGVVGVLAPQESSLLGLVSVLAPVLATGSTAVVVSSAERPLPAITLSEVLATSDLPGGVANILTGQAAELGPWLASHGDVNALDPTGASPADRVKLAQEAAGTVKRVLTVPDAEPDWTVRPDLSRLRPYLETKTVWHPIGV, encoded by the coding sequence ATGTCTGAGTCGCGCATTTCCGTTGCCAAGACGTACAAGCTGTACATCGGCGGCAAGTTCCCGCGTTCGGAGTCCGGCCGGGTGTACCCGGTCACCGACCCGAAGGGCAAGTTCCTGGCCAACGCGGCGCACGCGTCGCGCAAGGACACTCGGGACGCGGTGGTGGCCGCGCGCAAGGCGTTCGGCGGCTGGTCCGGCGCCACGGCGTACAACCGGGGCCAGGTCCTCTACCGCGTCGCCGAGATGCTGGAGGGCCGGCGCGGCCAGTTCACCGCCGAGGTCGCCGCGTCCGAGGGGCTGTCCGACCGCAAGGCCGAGTCCCTTGTGGACACTGCCATCGACCGCTGGGTCTGGTACGCGGGCTGGACGGACAAGATCGCGGCCGTGCTCGGCTCGGCGAACCCGGTGTCGGGGCCGTACTTCTCGTTCTCCGTCCCGGAACCGACGGGTGTGGTGGGTGTGCTGGCGCCGCAGGAGTCCTCACTGCTGGGCCTGGTGAGCGTGCTCGCGCCGGTGCTGGCCACGGGTTCCACCGCCGTGGTCGTCTCCAGCGCCGAGCGGCCGCTGCCCGCGATCACCCTCTCGGAGGTGCTGGCGACGTCCGACCTGCCCGGCGGCGTCGCGAACATCCTCACCGGCCAAGCCGCCGAGCTGGGCCCCTGGCTCGCCTCGCACGGCGACGTCAACGCCCTCGACCCGACCGGCGCCTCGCCCGCCGACCGCGTGAAGCTGGCCCAGGAGGCGGCGGGCACGGTGAAGCGGGTCCTCACTGTTCCGGACGCGGAACCGGATTGGACGGTGCGGCCGGACCTCTCGCGCCTGCGCCCGTACCTGGAGACGAAGACCGTCTGGCACCCGATCGGCGTTTGA
- the upp gene encoding uracil phosphoribosyltransferase gives MDVHVVDHPLAKARLSTMRDARTDSAAFRAALHELTVMLVYEATRNAPVRTERIHTPVARTEAFRLASPPLLVPVLRAGLGMADEAHRLIPDAQMGFVGLARNEETLKPTPYLESLPESLADRPVLVLDPMLATGGSMEYTIRLLTDRGATDVTAICALAAPEGLAHLEQTGLPVRVVTASIDERLNDSGFIVPGLGDAGDRQYGAV, from the coding sequence ATGGATGTGCACGTCGTCGATCACCCGCTGGCCAAGGCCCGCCTCTCCACGATGCGCGACGCGCGCACGGACAGCGCCGCGTTCCGGGCCGCGCTGCACGAGCTGACCGTGATGCTCGTGTACGAAGCCACGCGCAACGCCCCGGTGCGCACGGAGCGGATCCACACGCCGGTCGCGCGCACGGAGGCGTTCCGGCTGGCGAGCCCGCCGCTGCTGGTTCCGGTGCTGCGCGCGGGACTCGGCATGGCCGACGAGGCGCACCGGCTGATCCCCGACGCGCAGATGGGCTTTGTCGGCCTGGCGCGCAACGAGGAGACCCTCAAGCCGACGCCGTACCTGGAGTCGCTGCCGGAGTCGCTCGCCGACCGGCCCGTGCTGGTCCTCGACCCGATGCTGGCCACCGGCGGCTCGATGGAGTACACCATCCGCCTGCTCACCGACCGCGGCGCCACAGACGTCACCGCCATCTGCGCGCTGGCCGCGCCGGAGGGCCTGGCGCACCTGGAGCAGACCGGCCTCCCGGTCCGCGTGGTCACCGCGAGCATCGACGAGCGGCTCAACGATTCGGGCTTCATCGTGCCCGGCCTCGGCGACGCGGGGGACCGGCAGTACGGCGCCGTCTGA
- a CDS encoding serine hydrolase domain-containing protein translates to MLASGRFGIYRHSNILGLLVEKVTGKPLARVLDERIARPLGLHSTFLPGDFPFLPRPAAHGYEQAYPLPHPITDMTTYNYSRYLGAGQLVSSGPDVNRFLAALLGGRLLPAAQLAEMQTTVPAVDTPTGVNQGYAYGLGLMRFDLTPICGTPITLWGHAGDVAGYNTLAFKDAASPRQITTVATLDITANPRQRLLRQVPFVNEFCAFTPPPASAPAATAAPAPLFRSAV, encoded by the coding sequence ATGCTTGCTTCCGGTCGGTTTGGTATCTATCGGCACAGCAACATTCTCGGCCTGCTGGTCGAGAAGGTCACCGGGAAGCCGCTGGCGCGGGTGCTCGACGAGCGGATCGCGCGCCCGCTGGGCCTGCACAGCACCTTCCTGCCCGGAGACTTCCCGTTCCTCCCGCGGCCCGCCGCGCACGGCTACGAGCAGGCGTACCCGCTGCCGCACCCGATCACCGACATGACGACGTACAACTACTCGCGTTACCTCGGCGCCGGGCAGCTCGTCTCCAGCGGCCCGGACGTCAACCGCTTCCTCGCCGCCCTGCTCGGCGGCCGCCTGCTGCCGGCCGCGCAGCTGGCCGAGATGCAGACGACCGTGCCCGCCGTCGACACCCCCACCGGCGTCAACCAGGGCTACGCCTACGGACTCGGCCTGATGCGCTTCGACCTCACCCCGATCTGCGGCACGCCGATCACGCTGTGGGGCCACGCGGGCGACGTGGCCGGGTACAACACGCTGGCGTTCAAGGACGCCGCCTCACCACGGCAGATCACCACGGTCGCGACCCTGGACATCACCGCGAACCCCCGCCAGAGGCTGCTGCGCCAGGTCCCGTTCGTGAACGAGTTCTGCGCCTTCACCCCGCCGCCGGCCTCGGCACCGGCGGCGACGGCGGCGCCCGCCCCGCTGTTCCGCTCCGCGGTCTGA
- a CDS encoding DUF1707 SHOCT-like domain-containing protein, with amino-acid sequence MRASDADREQVAQVLHQALSEGRITMAELEERLTSVYAAKTMGELKPVTADLPISSTSTALQPAPTRALGFPDTRVGGHPGSTLSVAVMSGAQRKGSWVLPSQHTSVAFWGGTEIDLRAARFSEKHSTITAVAIMGGIEITVPDDINVDVTGIGLMGGFILEDRSGAQPAPPTAPTVTINGLAFWGGVVVYRKPAKQDHQQLEG; translated from the coding sequence ATGCGGGCGTCCGACGCCGACCGCGAGCAGGTCGCCCAGGTGCTGCACCAGGCGCTGTCCGAGGGCCGCATCACGATGGCGGAGCTCGAAGAGCGGCTGACCTCGGTCTACGCGGCGAAGACCATGGGCGAGCTGAAACCGGTGACCGCCGACCTGCCGATCTCCAGCACGTCCACGGCGCTGCAGCCCGCCCCCACCCGCGCGCTGGGCTTCCCGGACACCCGCGTCGGCGGCCACCCGGGTTCGACGCTTTCGGTCGCCGTGATGTCCGGCGCCCAGCGCAAGGGCAGCTGGGTGCTGCCCTCGCAGCACACCAGCGTCGCGTTCTGGGGCGGCACCGAGATCGACCTGCGCGCGGCCCGGTTCTCGGAGAAGCACTCGACGATCACCGCCGTCGCGATCATGGGCGGCATCGAGATCACCGTGCCCGACGACATCAACGTGGACGTCACCGGCATCGGCCTGATGGGCGGCTTCATCCTGGAGGACCGCTCCGGCGCCCAGCCCGCGCCGCCGACCGCGCCGACCGTCACCATCAACGGCCTCGCCTTCTGGGGCGGCGTGGTCGTCTACCGCAAGCCCGCCAAACAGGACCACCAGCAACTCGAGGGCTGA
- a CDS encoding serine hydrolase domain-containing protein, with protein MRLFRALLSTVTVAALVTAAPADASVDRRQAAMDAATAAGIPGMAAAAPDWRGSSGRLDLDRPGKPDPSGQFRVGSVSKTFTATLVLQLVAEHRLSLDDVVQQRLPGLLPYPQPITVHELLQHTAGVPRDLPLAYTWATLPELDTERFEHFDPAESVRLSTTQPLLFAPGTGWSYSNTA; from the coding sequence ATGCGCCTGTTCCGCGCACTGCTGAGCACCGTCACCGTCGCCGCGCTGGTCACCGCGGCGCCCGCCGACGCCTCGGTCGATCGCCGGCAGGCGGCCATGGACGCGGCCACCGCGGCCGGGATTCCGGGCATGGCCGCGGCGGCGCCGGACTGGCGCGGGTCCAGCGGCCGGCTCGACCTCGACCGGCCGGGCAAGCCGGACCCGTCGGGGCAGTTCCGCGTCGGCAGCGTGTCCAAGACCTTCACCGCGACGCTGGTGCTCCAGCTCGTCGCCGAGCACCGCCTTTCGCTGGACGACGTGGTGCAGCAACGGCTGCCCGGCCTGCTGCCCTACCCCCAGCCGATCACCGTGCACGAGCTGTTGCAGCACACCGCGGGCGTGCCGCGCGACCTGCCGCTCGCGTACACCTGGGCGACGCTGCCGGAACTCGACACCGAGCGGTTCGAGCACTTCGACCCGGCCGAGTCGGTGCGGCTGAGCACCACGCAGCCGCTGCTGTTCGCGCCCGGCACCGGCTGGTCGTACTCGAACACCGCATAA
- the deoC gene encoding deoxyribose-phosphate aldolase, with the protein MTATTSSSAAPATPAPLADVTRDEASLRRFLHGLPGVDQVGVEQRAAGLATRSIKKDAKRWAIDTAISMVDLTTLEGADTRGKVRGLAAKAVRPDPERQDCPRVAAVCVYPDMVEAAVEALGRSGVHVASVATGFPAGRTSREVKLADTRLAVEAGAHEVDMVIDRGAFLEGRYMSVFDEIRAIKAACGPAHLKVILETGELATYDNVRRASWLALLAGGDFIKTSTGKVSPAATLPVTHVMLQAVHDWHEQTGELRGVKPAGGIRTTKDAIKYLVAVHEVAGEAWLTPDLFRFGASSLLNDLLLQRRTQVDGHYSGPDYVTVD; encoded by the coding sequence ATGACAGCTACCACCAGCTCGTCAGCGGCGCCGGCCACCCCGGCGCCACTGGCGGACGTGACTCGCGACGAGGCGAGCCTGCGGCGGTTCCTCCACGGGCTGCCCGGCGTCGACCAGGTCGGTGTCGAGCAGCGCGCGGCGGGCCTGGCCACCCGCTCCATCAAGAAGGACGCCAAGCGCTGGGCGATCGACACCGCCATCTCCATGGTCGACCTGACCACGCTCGAGGGCGCCGACACCCGCGGCAAGGTCCGCGGGCTCGCGGCCAAGGCCGTGCGGCCGGACCCGGAGCGGCAGGACTGCCCGCGCGTGGCCGCGGTGTGCGTGTACCCGGACATGGTCGAAGCCGCCGTCGAGGCGCTCGGCCGCAGCGGGGTGCACGTGGCGAGCGTCGCCACCGGCTTCCCGGCCGGGCGCACGAGCCGCGAGGTGAAGCTGGCCGACACGCGCCTGGCCGTGGAAGCGGGCGCGCACGAGGTCGACATGGTGATCGACCGCGGCGCGTTCCTCGAAGGCCGCTACATGAGCGTGTTCGACGAGATCCGCGCGATCAAGGCAGCCTGCGGTCCGGCCCACCTCAAGGTGATCCTCGAAACGGGCGAGCTGGCGACGTACGACAACGTCCGCCGCGCGTCCTGGCTGGCGCTGCTGGCCGGCGGCGACTTCATCAAGACCTCCACCGGCAAGGTCTCCCCCGCCGCGACACTGCCCGTCACCCACGTGATGCTGCAGGCGGTGCACGACTGGCACGAGCAGACCGGCGAGCTGCGCGGGGTCAAGCCCGCGGGTGGCATCCGGACCACCAAGGACGCGATCAAGTACCTGGTGGCGGTACACGAGGTGGCCGGCGAGGCGTGGCTGACCCCGGACCTGTTCCGGTTCGGCGCCTCCAGCCTGCTCAACGACCTGCTGCTGCAGCGGCGCACCCAGGTGGACGGCCACTACAGCGGCCCCGATTACGTGACGGTGGACTGA
- a CDS encoding protein-tyrosine phosphatase family protein, which yields MASALVGTLVLPDGAELRGRGLGRPKPEGPDPDYGLYLGSNRLRRRHDAGLGWDHDWIRWPDFLLPLDRSDARRRILGLHSRAMAGEAVEVACHGGVGRTGTVLACLATVSGLAPDEAVAWVRENHHHRAVETAWQRRWVRWFAETSS from the coding sequence ATGGCATCCGCACTGGTGGGGACTCTCGTGCTGCCGGACGGCGCCGAGCTGCGCGGCCGCGGCCTCGGCCGGCCCAAACCCGAAGGCCCGGACCCGGACTACGGCCTCTACCTCGGCTCGAACCGGCTGCGCCGCCGGCACGACGCCGGGCTCGGCTGGGACCACGACTGGATCCGCTGGCCGGACTTCCTGCTACCCCTGGACCGGTCCGACGCCCGCCGCCGGATTCTGGGGTTGCACTCCCGCGCGATGGCGGGCGAGGCCGTGGAAGTGGCGTGTCACGGCGGCGTCGGCCGGACCGGCACGGTGCTGGCCTGCCTGGCCACGGTGTCCGGCCTGGCCCCGGACGAGGCCGTCGCGTGGGTGCGGGAGAACCATCACCACCGCGCCGTGGAGACGGCCTGGCAACGGCGTTGGGTGCGCTGGTTCGCGGAGACAAGCTCGTGA